The following proteins are encoded in a genomic region of Brachypodium distachyon strain Bd21 chromosome 1, Brachypodium_distachyon_v3.0, whole genome shotgun sequence:
- the LOC104581489 gene encoding probable calcium-binding protein CML29: protein MARRNKMLNYCSMSTQSVQEQGSDSASPLAFLRPPQAIEPISKIQTKSQPLLLHNNHNQARPCPIAMATPQPLTVDFEALSYISRLVEAFQAFDADGDGLITAAELRGLLGSLGLEKTEPEARDMLARADGDRDGRISVEELLDVMNAGELGLGALGALLQAAVPALESLARANGDGALLGADEMARVLGTVSAEDCAEIVACMGGDGAISVEEFKLMADLL from the coding sequence ATGGCACGAAGGAACAAGATGCTCAACTATTGTTCCATGTCGACACAAAGCGTCCAGGAGCAAGGTTCAGATTCCGCGTCTCCTCTCGCCTTCTTAAGACCGCCGCAAGCAATCGAGCCGATCTCCAAAATCCAAACCAAGAGCCAGCCATTACTACTTCACAACAATCACAACCAAGCTCGCCCGTGCCCGATCGCGATGGCGACGCCGCAGCCGCTGACGGTGGACTTCGAGGCGCTGAGCTACATCAGCAGGCTGGTGGAGGCGTTCCAGGCGTTCGACGCAGACGGCGACGGGCTGAtcacggcggcggagctgaGGGGCCTGCTGGGCTCGCTGGGCCTGGAGAAGACGGAGCCCGAGGCCCGCGACATGCTGGCCCGCGCCGACGGCGACCGGGACGGGCGGATCTCCGTGGAGGAGCTCCTGGACGTGATGAACGCGGGCGAGCTCGGGCTGGGCGCGCTCGGCGCGCTGCTGCAGGCCGCCGTCCCGGCGCTCGAGTCCTTGGCGAGGGCCAACGGCGACGGGGCCCTGCTTGGCGCCGACGAGATGGCCAGGGTGCTGGGCACCGTCAGCGCCGAGGACTGCGCGGAGATCGTCGCCTGcatgggcggcgacggcgccatCAGCGTCGAGGAGTTCAAGCTCATGGCCGACCTGCTCTAA